From Yersinia hibernica, a single genomic window includes:
- the gutM gene encoding transcriptional regulator GutM, with the protein MSPTSALISIVIIAWVLQILLGWWQINRFNRAFDRLCQHSKSVGVGRSGGRFKPRVVMALAFDQDMRVSDSMIMRGISVFARPRTLPQLHGLHQQDLIPDVIFPTDTACQTALSLAIKPKS; encoded by the coding sequence ATGTCTCCTACATCCGCACTGATCAGTATTGTTATCATCGCCTGGGTACTTCAGATCTTGCTCGGATGGTGGCAAATCAACCGCTTTAACCGTGCTTTTGATAGGCTCTGCCAGCACAGTAAATCAGTCGGTGTCGGCCGCTCTGGTGGTCGTTTTAAACCCAGAGTCGTGATGGCGCTGGCTTTTGATCAAGATATGCGTGTCAGTGACAGCATGATCATGCGGGGCATCAGTGTTTTTGCCCGGCCTCGCACATTACCGCAGCTCCATGGGTTACATCAGCAGGATTTAATCCCGGATGTGATCTTCCCTACGGATACAGCATGTCAAACTGCACTATCATTAGCGATTAAACCGAAATCATGA
- the srlR gene encoding glucitol operon DNA-binding transcriptional repressor SrlR → MKPKQRQVAILEYLQQHGKTAVDQLAAHFSTTGTTIRKDLTSLENEGAVIRTYGGVVLNRDDVEQPIDRKTHINTEKKKQIAKAASQLIKDGDSLVFDAGSTVLQMVPHLTKFNNITVMTNSLHIVNELVELDNDQTILMPGGTYRKGSASFHGSLAESAFDNFSFDKLFIGADGVDLKAGVTTFNEVYHVSTAMCRAASRIILLVDSSKFGRKSPNVVCPLSAVDTLITDKGISDEYLQELQKMGINIILVDKDD, encoded by the coding sequence ATGAAACCAAAGCAGCGACAAGTCGCTATCCTGGAATATCTCCAGCAGCACGGTAAAACGGCAGTTGATCAACTTGCCGCCCATTTTTCGACCACCGGCACCACAATCCGCAAAGATTTGACGAGTCTTGAAAATGAAGGGGCGGTTATCCGTACCTACGGCGGAGTGGTATTAAATCGCGATGATGTAGAGCAACCCATTGATCGTAAAACTCATATTAATACCGAGAAGAAAAAACAAATCGCTAAAGCGGCAAGTCAACTGATTAAAGATGGCGATAGTCTGGTTTTTGATGCCGGCAGCACGGTACTGCAAATGGTGCCGCACCTGACCAAGTTCAACAATATTACGGTGATGACCAACAGCTTGCATATCGTCAATGAGTTGGTTGAGCTGGATAATGATCAGACAATCTTGATGCCCGGCGGCACTTACCGTAAGGGTTCAGCCTCTTTTCATGGCAGCCTGGCTGAATCTGCCTTTGATAACTTTAGCTTCGATAAGCTGTTTATCGGCGCAGATGGTGTTGATTTAAAGGCTGGTGTCACCACGTTTAACGAAGTTTATCACGTCAGTACCGCCATGTGTCGCGCCGCCAGCCGCATCATTCTGCTGGTCGACTCTTCCAAATTTGGCCGTAAAAGCCCCAATGTCGTTTGTCCGCTAAGTGCCGTCGATACCCTGATTACCGATAAAGGTATTAGTGACGAGTATTTGCAGGAATTACAGAAAATGGGCATTAACATCATTCTGGTAGATAAAGATGACTAA
- the gutQ gene encoding arabinose-5-phosphate isomerase GutQ, whose product MTNPLLTYARETLEIELTEAQRLLSRLDDNFVQACELLLACTGKAVVSGMGKSGHIGKKIAASLASTGTPAFFVHPAEALHGDLGMISPQDVLIFISYSGRAKELDLILPLLADSHIPVIAITGGKESPLALGAACVLDISVEHEACPMGLAPTSSAVNTLMMGDALAMALMRHRGFNAEDFARSHPGGSLGARLLNRVHHLMRTGDRLPMVNESDSVMEAMLELSRTGLGLVAVCDANQRVVGVFTDGDLRRWLVKGGTLQQPLGGAITRPGYRLPEQWRAGEALEALHQHHISAAPVVNLDGKLVGAINLHDLHQAGIG is encoded by the coding sequence ATGACTAATCCATTGCTGACCTATGCCCGTGAAACCTTAGAAATTGAGCTAACAGAAGCCCAGCGCTTGTTATCACGTTTGGATGATAATTTTGTGCAAGCTTGTGAATTATTGCTCGCCTGCACCGGCAAAGCGGTGGTTTCTGGTATGGGTAAATCCGGCCATATTGGTAAAAAGATTGCCGCTTCACTGGCCAGCACCGGGACGCCAGCCTTTTTTGTTCATCCCGCCGAAGCATTGCACGGCGATTTAGGCATGATTAGCCCACAAGATGTGCTGATTTTTATCTCATACTCAGGGCGGGCCAAAGAACTGGATTTGATTTTGCCATTGCTGGCAGACAGCCATATTCCAGTGATTGCCATCACCGGGGGTAAGGAGTCGCCATTAGCACTTGGGGCGGCGTGTGTACTGGATATCAGTGTGGAGCATGAAGCCTGCCCGATGGGGCTAGCGCCGACATCAAGTGCTGTCAACACCTTGATGATGGGTGATGCGCTGGCTATGGCATTAATGCGTCATCGTGGTTTCAATGCTGAAGACTTTGCTCGCTCGCACCCCGGTGGCAGCTTGGGCGCGCGGTTACTCAACCGAGTTCATCATTTAATGAGAACCGGTGACCGTTTGCCCATGGTGAATGAGTCAGACAGTGTCATGGAGGCCATGCTGGAACTGAGCCGCACCGGATTAGGGCTGGTAGCGGTGTGTGACGCAAACCAACGGGTCGTCGGGGTGTTCACTGATGGTGATTTACGCCGCTGGTTAGTCAAAGGCGGCACCCTGCAACAACCACTAGGGGGCGCGATAACTCGCCCAGGATACCGATTGCCAGAGCAATGGCGGGCGGGCGAAGCTTTGGAAGCACTGCATCAGCATCATATTAGTGCCGCGCCAGTGGTTAACCTTGATGGGAAGTTAGTGGGTGCTATCAACCTGCATGACTTGCATCAAGCAGGTATCGGCTAA
- a CDS encoding inhibitor of vertebrate lysozyme family protein has protein sequence MKGHKTRHCLVAAAILSACSWAFAQPAAIIAASSSGPTPVQPVETKPLPTAADLLQQPVYKNSWQKMVKSQKNLPAWARKGVGTSAPYEVINWEGQQYKVGRICKPHDCSNHFMWVAFSRDKKQVWQAWGMRVSVDNKPEALDNPSKFATYQWLGRPSESAQAMLKKQLEQDPNWH, from the coding sequence ATGAAAGGTCACAAAACCCGCCATTGTCTTGTTGCTGCGGCGATACTCAGTGCCTGTTCCTGGGCTTTCGCGCAGCCGGCGGCAATTATTGCCGCGTCCTCATCAGGCCCGACGCCGGTTCAGCCGGTCGAAACTAAACCTCTTCCTACCGCCGCCGACCTTTTACAACAGCCAGTGTATAAAAATAGCTGGCAAAAAATGGTCAAGAGCCAGAAAAATTTGCCGGCATGGGCGCGTAAAGGTGTCGGGACATCCGCGCCGTATGAGGTAATAAACTGGGAAGGGCAGCAATATAAAGTGGGGCGGATTTGTAAACCCCATGATTGCAGTAATCATTTTATGTGGGTTGCTTTCAGCCGGGATAAAAAGCAAGTTTGGCAGGCGTGGGGGATGCGAGTTTCAGTAGACAACAAACCTGAGGCACTTGATAATCCAAGTAAATTTGCTACTTATCAATGGTTGGGCCGCCCAAGTGAGAGTGCTCAAGCCATGCTGAAAAAGCAATTAGAGCAAGACCCTAACTGGCACTGA
- the thiD gene encoding bifunctional hydroxymethylpyrimidine kinase/phosphomethylpyrimidine kinase gives MKRINALTIAGTDPSGGAGIQADLKTFSALQAFGTSVITALVAQNTRGVQSVYSIEPDFVAAQMDSVLSDVRIDSAKIGMLANAEIVDVVTTQLRRYPIPFVVLDTVMVAKSGDPLLAPEAVDAVRRLLIPQVALITPNLPEAAALLNCQPAHNEHEMCEQGRALLALGCQGVLMKGGHLSGEESPDWLFTAQGEQRFVTRRVDTRHTHGTGCTLSAALAALRPRHTNWADTVSAAKNYLQGALEQADTLEVGQGVGPVHHFHQWW, from the coding sequence ATGAAGCGAATTAATGCACTCACCATCGCCGGAACTGACCCGAGCGGAGGGGCGGGTATTCAAGCTGATTTAAAAACCTTTTCTGCGCTACAGGCCTTTGGCACCAGTGTTATCACCGCTTTGGTAGCGCAAAATACCCGTGGTGTGCAGTCGGTTTACTCTATCGAGCCGGATTTTGTTGCTGCTCAAATGGATTCTGTGCTGAGTGATGTGCGTATCGATAGCGCCAAGATTGGCATGTTGGCAAATGCTGAGATTGTCGATGTTGTCACCACGCAACTGCGCCGTTACCCGATTCCATTTGTGGTGCTAGACACCGTGATGGTTGCCAAAAGTGGTGATCCATTGTTGGCACCCGAGGCGGTTGATGCGGTGCGCCGTTTACTGATTCCCCAGGTGGCCCTGATAACCCCTAATTTGCCGGAGGCTGCAGCATTACTCAATTGTCAGCCTGCACATAATGAGCATGAAATGTGTGAGCAGGGGCGGGCATTGTTAGCATTAGGTTGTCAGGGGGTATTGATGAAAGGTGGGCATTTGAGTGGTGAGGAAAGCCCGGATTGGCTGTTCACCGCACAGGGCGAACAGCGTTTTGTCACTCGCCGGGTTGATACCCGACATACCCACGGCACCGGGTGCACTTTATCGGCCGCCCTCGCCGCCTTGCGGCCGCGGCACACCAATTGGGCGGACACGGTGAGTGCGGCCAAAAATTATCTGCAAGGGGCGCTGGAGCAGGCAGACACCCTCGAGGTGGGGCAGGGGGTCGGGCCGGTACATCATTTCCATCAATGGTGGTAA
- the guaA gene encoding glutamine-hydrolyzing GMP synthase: MTKNIHKHRILILDFGSQYTQLVARRVREIGVYCELWAWDVTEAQIREFNPSGIILSGGPESTTEHDSPRAPDYVFTAGVPVLGVCYGMQTMAMQLGGKVEGSNQREFGYAQVEIKTDCALIRDIKDAINPAGEAVLDVWMSHGDKVTAIPADFVTVASTDTCPFAIMANEEKHFYGVQFHPEVTHTKQGQRLLERFVLDICACEALWTPATIIEDAIVRLREQIGEDHVILGLSGGVDSSVTAMLLHRAIGKRLTCVFVDNGLLRLNEASQVLEMFGDKFGLNIVHVAAENRFLAALAGVDEPEAKRKIIGRVFVELFDEEACKQDQVKWLAQGTIYPDVIESAASATGKAHVIKSHHNVGGLPKEMKLGLVEPLKELFKDEVRKIGLELGLPYDMLYRHPFPGPGLGVRVLGEVKKEYCDLLRRADAIFIEELHKADLYNKVSQAFTVFLPVRSVGVMGDGRKYDWVVSLRAVETIDFMTAHWAHLPYDFLGRVSNRIINEVNGISRVVYDISGKPPATIEWE; the protein is encoded by the coding sequence ATGACAAAAAATATCCATAAACATCGCATCCTTATTCTGGATTTTGGTTCGCAATATACTCAATTGGTGGCACGCCGTGTTCGTGAGATTGGCGTCTATTGTGAGCTCTGGGCGTGGGACGTGACCGAAGCTCAAATCCGCGAATTTAATCCCAGCGGCATCATTCTTTCCGGCGGCCCTGAAAGTACCACTGAGCATGATAGCCCGCGCGCACCGGATTATGTTTTCACTGCGGGTGTCCCGGTGCTCGGCGTGTGCTACGGCATGCAGACCATGGCGATGCAATTGGGTGGCAAAGTTGAAGGTTCAAATCAGCGCGAATTCGGCTATGCGCAGGTTGAAATTAAAACTGACTGCGCACTTATTCGTGATATCAAAGATGCTATCAATCCAGCCGGTGAAGCAGTGCTGGATGTCTGGATGAGCCATGGTGACAAAGTCACGGCGATCCCTGCTGATTTTGTCACGGTCGCCAGCACCGATACCTGCCCGTTTGCTATTATGGCTAACGAAGAGAAACATTTTTACGGTGTGCAGTTCCATCCTGAAGTGACCCACACCAAGCAAGGTCAACGTCTGCTGGAGCGCTTTGTTCTGGATATCTGTGCTTGTGAAGCATTATGGACTCCCGCGACGATCATTGAAGATGCGATTGTTCGTCTACGTGAGCAAATTGGTGAAGACCATGTGATTCTTGGTCTGTCCGGTGGCGTTGACTCCTCGGTGACGGCCATGTTGTTGCATCGTGCTATTGGCAAACGTCTGACTTGTGTATTTGTGGATAACGGCCTGCTGCGCTTGAATGAAGCCTCGCAAGTTTTGGAAATGTTCGGCGATAAATTCGGTCTGAACATTGTCCATGTTGCGGCGGAAAACCGTTTCCTCGCGGCACTGGCCGGTGTTGATGAGCCCGAAGCAAAACGTAAAATTATTGGCCGTGTATTTGTCGAGCTGTTTGATGAAGAGGCCTGCAAGCAGGACCAAGTGAAATGGTTGGCACAAGGTACTATCTATCCAGATGTGATTGAATCTGCTGCATCTGCTACCGGGAAAGCACATGTGATTAAATCTCACCACAATGTCGGCGGTTTGCCGAAAGAGATGAAACTGGGGCTGGTAGAGCCGCTGAAAGAGCTGTTTAAAGATGAAGTGCGTAAAATTGGTCTGGAGCTGGGCCTGCCGTACGATATGTTGTACCGCCATCCATTCCCGGGGCCAGGTTTAGGGGTGCGCGTATTGGGTGAAGTGAAGAAAGAGTATTGTGATTTGCTGCGCCGGGCTGATGCCATCTTTATTGAAGAGCTGCATAAAGCGGATTTGTACAATAAAGTGAGCCAAGCATTTACTGTATTCCTGCCTGTTCGCTCTGTTGGTGTGATGGGCGATGGCCGCAAATATGACTGGGTTGTATCACTGCGTGCTGTTGAAACCATCGACTTTATGACCGCGCATTGGGCACATTTACCATATGATTTCTTGGGCCGCGTTTCAAACCGCATTATCAATGAAGTCAATGGCATTTCTCGCGTGGTTTATGATATCAGTGGTAAGCCGCCAGCAACAATTGAGTGGGAATAA
- the guaB gene encoding IMP dehydrogenase gives MLRIAKEALTFDDVLLVPAHSTVLPNTAELGTQLTATIRLNIPMLSAAMDTVTEARLAIALAQEGGLGFIHKNMSIERQAEEVSRVKKHESGVVTEPQTVTPTTTLRQVKELTARNGFAGYPVVTEDYELVGIITGRDVRFVTDLDQPVTAVMTPKERLVTVKEGEARDVVLQKMHEKRVEKALVVDDSFHLRGMITVKDFQKAERKPNACKDEHGRLRVGAAVGAGAGNEERIDALVAAGVDVLLIDSSHGHSEGVLQRIRETRAKYPNLQIVGGNVATGAGAKALADAGVSAVKVGIGPGSICTTRIVTGVGVPQITAIADAVEALEGTGIPVIADGGIRFSGDIAKAIAAGASCVMVGSMLAGTEESPGEIELYQGRSFKSYRGMGSLGAMSKGSSDRYFQTDNAADKLVPEGIEGRVAYKGLLKEIVHQQMGGLRSCMGLTGCGTINELRTKAEFVRISGAGIQESHVHDVTITKESPNYRMG, from the coding sequence ATGCTACGTATCGCGAAAGAAGCTCTAACATTTGATGACGTCCTCCTGGTTCCAGCCCACTCCACAGTGTTGCCTAATACGGCAGAACTGGGTACCCAACTGACTGCAACTATCCGCCTAAATATCCCTATGCTGTCCGCAGCAATGGATACCGTAACCGAAGCTCGTCTGGCCATAGCGCTGGCACAAGAGGGCGGTTTAGGGTTCATCCACAAAAATATGTCCATCGAGCGCCAGGCTGAAGAAGTTAGCCGGGTGAAAAAACACGAAAGTGGCGTGGTTACCGAGCCACAGACTGTGACCCCAACCACCACCCTGCGCCAAGTGAAAGAACTGACCGCCCGTAATGGTTTCGCCGGTTATCCGGTGGTGACCGAAGATTACGAATTGGTCGGGATCATTACTGGCCGTGACGTTCGCTTCGTGACCGACTTAGACCAACCGGTGACTGCGGTAATGACCCCGAAAGAGCGCCTGGTGACTGTTAAGGAAGGCGAAGCTCGCGACGTTGTTCTGCAAAAAATGCATGAAAAGCGGGTCGAGAAAGCCTTGGTGGTTGACGACAGTTTCCATCTGCGCGGCATGATCACGGTAAAAGACTTCCAGAAAGCCGAACGCAAGCCTAATGCCTGTAAAGACGAGCATGGCCGGCTACGTGTTGGTGCTGCTGTCGGTGCCGGTGCTGGCAATGAAGAGCGTATTGATGCGCTGGTTGCCGCGGGGGTTGATGTTCTGCTTATTGACTCCTCCCATGGTCACTCTGAAGGGGTTTTACAGCGTATCCGCGAAACCCGCGCTAAATATCCGAACCTGCAAATTGTTGGCGGGAATGTGGCGACCGGGGCCGGGGCTAAAGCATTGGCTGATGCCGGTGTCAGCGCGGTTAAAGTGGGTATCGGCCCGGGCTCAATCTGTACCACCCGCATTGTGACCGGTGTGGGTGTGCCACAGATTACGGCAATTGCTGATGCGGTTGAGGCGCTGGAAGGCACTGGAATTCCGGTTATCGCCGATGGTGGTATTCGTTTCTCCGGCGATATTGCTAAAGCCATTGCAGCCGGTGCGTCCTGCGTGATGGTGGGCTCTATGCTGGCGGGGACTGAAGAATCTCCGGGTGAAATCGAGCTCTATCAGGGCCGTTCATTCAAATCTTACCGTGGTATGGGTTCTTTGGGGGCGATGTCTAAAGGCTCTTCAGATCGCTATTTCCAGACCGACAATGCTGCCGATAAATTGGTACCTGAAGGTATCGAGGGGCGGGTGGCATATAAAGGTTTGTTGAAAGAGATTGTGCATCAGCAAATGGGCGGCCTGCGCTCATGTATGGGGTTGACCGGCTGTGGCACCATCAATGAATTGCGCACCAAAGCTGAGTTTGTTCGTATCAGTGGTGCAGGTATTCAAGAAAGCCATGTTCACGACGTAACCATTACCAAAGAATCCCCTAACTACCGTATGGGGTAA
- the xseA gene encoding exodeoxyribonuclease VII large subunit, with product MSQSSASSIFTVSRLNQTVRQLLEMEMGQIWLTAEISNFSQPSSGHWYFTLKDDRAQVRCAMFRNSNRRATFRPQNGQQVLVRATITLYEPRGDYQLIAESMQPAGDGLLQQQFEQLKQQLAAEGLFDQSYKQSLPTPAKKVGVITSSSGAALHDVLQVLQRRDPSLPVIIYPTSVQGVDAPLQIVRAIQLANLRGECDVLIVGRGGGSLEDLWSFNDERVARAIFNSRIPIVSAVGHETDITIADFVADLRAPTPSAAAELVSRNQLELVRQIQGQQQRMEMAMDYYLAQRSQQFTRLEHRLQQQHPHLRLARQQTLLLKLQRRLTESAQSQIRLLSRRTERLQQRLVQVQPQGQIHRYNQRVQQQEYRLRQALERQLNGYRQRFGIACSQLETVSPLATLARGYSVTQTPEGTLLKTTQQVHTGDKLTTRLQDGWVESEITQINVAKKNVAKKPRQRKVAE from the coding sequence ATGTCACAATCTTCTGCGTCATCAATTTTTACTGTTAGCCGCCTGAATCAGACGGTGCGACAGCTGTTGGAAATGGAAATGGGCCAGATTTGGCTCACTGCCGAGATTTCCAACTTCTCTCAACCCTCGTCTGGTCATTGGTATTTCACCTTGAAAGACGATCGGGCGCAGGTGCGCTGCGCGATGTTTCGCAACAGTAATCGTCGGGCAACATTTCGCCCGCAAAATGGCCAGCAAGTGTTGGTCAGGGCCACAATTACCCTGTATGAACCGCGCGGTGATTACCAATTAATTGCCGAAAGCATGCAACCTGCCGGTGACGGGTTACTGCAACAGCAGTTTGAACAACTCAAGCAACAATTGGCCGCCGAAGGGCTTTTTGACCAAAGTTATAAACAATCGCTGCCCACCCCGGCGAAAAAAGTCGGGGTTATTACCTCATCCAGCGGCGCGGCACTGCACGATGTTTTGCAGGTATTACAACGCCGTGATCCTTCATTGCCGGTCATTATTTATCCCACATCAGTGCAAGGTGTTGATGCCCCGTTACAAATTGTTCGTGCTATTCAATTAGCCAACTTACGCGGTGAATGTGATGTGCTGATTGTCGGGCGCGGGGGCGGTTCACTGGAAGATTTGTGGAGTTTTAATGACGAGCGAGTGGCGCGCGCCATTTTTAACAGCCGCATTCCGATTGTCAGTGCCGTCGGCCATGAAACCGACATCACCATTGCTGACTTCGTCGCTGACTTACGCGCGCCAACCCCTTCAGCCGCGGCAGAGTTAGTCAGCCGCAACCAGCTTGAGCTAGTCAGGCAAATTCAGGGGCAGCAGCAGCGGATGGAAATGGCGATGGATTACTATTTGGCGCAGCGCAGCCAGCAATTCACGCGCCTTGAGCACCGGCTGCAACAACAACATCCGCATTTACGCCTGGCGCGTCAGCAAACACTGTTGCTGAAGTTACAGCGCCGATTAACCGAGAGCGCGCAAAGCCAAATTCGTTTATTAAGCCGGCGCACTGAGCGGTTACAACAGCGCTTGGTTCAAGTGCAGCCGCAAGGACAGATCCACCGTTATAACCAGCGGGTACAGCAGCAAGAATACCGCTTACGTCAAGCCTTGGAGCGCCAACTTAATGGTTATCGCCAGCGCTTTGGTATTGCCTGCTCACAATTGGAGACGGTCAGCCCACTGGCTACACTGGCCCGAGGCTACAGTGTCACGCAGACCCCTGAAGGCACCTTACTCAAGACTACCCAGCAAGTGCATACCGGCGATAAGCTCACCACCAGATTACAAGATGGTTGGGTGGAAAGTGAAATCACCCAGATTAACGTGGCAAAGAAAAATGTCGCCAAGAAGCCGCGCCAGCGTAAAGTCGCGGAGTAA
- a CDS encoding zinc ribbon domain-containing protein codes for MDALCPVCQLAMVQVSGHFHCANCHGSYQQQADCPDCGKPLQVLKACGAVDYFCQQGHGLISKSRVHFSYLPTV; via the coding sequence ATGGATGCATTATGCCCGGTTTGCCAGTTGGCAATGGTGCAAGTGAGTGGTCACTTTCATTGCGCTAACTGTCATGGTAGCTATCAACAGCAGGCGGATTGTCCTGATTGCGGCAAACCGCTGCAAGTATTGAAAGCGTGCGGTGCGGTTGATTATTTTTGCCAGCAGGGGCATGGGCTGATTTCGAAAAGCCGTGTTCACTTTAGTTATCTGCCGACGGTGTGA